A single region of the Raphanus sativus cultivar WK10039 chromosome 1, ASM80110v3, whole genome shotgun sequence genome encodes:
- the LOC108840043 gene encoding uncharacterized protein LOC108840043 produces the protein MPGSYHRRGSGVSVIILMITLLACPVIINASSSSSSSVANTRKLDEVDPIKCSPSCIQNPPPPSPPPPSPPPPACPPPPALPPPPKKVSPNCPPPPPANFLYITGPPGNLYPVDEQFGAAAGKSFTVLKLSGLIGFGLMGLLVL, from the coding sequence ATGCCGGGAAGTTATCACCGCCGGGGATCCGGCGTGTCAGTCATCATCTTGATGATCACGTTACTGGCGTGTCCAGTAATCATCAACGCTTCATCGTCATCGTCATCGTCGGTAGCCAACACGAGGAAGCTCGACGAGGTAGATCCCATAAAGTGCTCTCCAAGCTGCATCCAAAACCCTCCTCCGCCGTCACCTCCACCACCATCTCCACCGCCTCCGGCATGTCCTCCTCCGCCGGCTCTCCCTCCACCGCCGAAGAAAGTTTCACCCAACTGTCCACCGCCTCCTCCGGCTAATTTCTTGTACATAACGGGTCCGCCGGGAAATCTCTACCCCGTTGATGAGCAATTCGGAGCGGCCGCCGGAAAAAGCTTTACGGTGTTGAAGCTGTCCGGTCTAATCGGATTTGGACTTATGGGGTTGTTGGTTCTTTGA
- the LOC108856531 gene encoding uncharacterized protein LOC108856531, which translates to MKTNDHIPSSLVFIFSLLYFPYLAISETPCPYPCYPPPIGGGSTTNQPPPYPPPAENLPNYPSPPYVGEGGGGDSSIYGPPPPDAILPYFPYYFRKPPHQTDQTSSSPLVAVSGKLTVRIIAIGNLVVSGVLCNIW; encoded by the coding sequence ATGAAAACTAACGATCATATTCCCTCGAGCTTAGTCTTCATATTTTCACTTCTTTACTTCCCCTACTTAGCCATATCCGAAACGCCGTGTCCGTACCCGTGTTATCCGCCGCCCATTGGCGGTGGTTCCACCACGAATCAACCACCACCATATCCTCCTCCAGCTGAAAATTTACCAAATTACCCTTCACCACCGTACGTTGGTGAAGGCGGAGGCGGTGATAGCAGTATCTATGGTCCTCCACCGCCGGATGCTATCTTGCCTTACTTCCCCTACTACTTTAGAAAACCTCCTCACCAGACGGATCAAACGTCCTCGTCTCCACTTGTAGCGGTTTCAGGAAAATTGACGGTGAGGATCATAGCCATTGGAAATCTTGTGGTATCTGGAGTTCTCTGTAATATTTGGTAA